The Solea senegalensis isolate Sse05_10M unplaced genomic scaffold, IFAPA_SoseM_1 scf7180000014105, whole genome shotgun sequence genome includes a region encoding these proteins:
- the LOC122760861 gene encoding bile acid receptor-like — MSLLSVSSLEVMFLLSAQQFSTHPTSPSPALQVFNPSTHNCLRNVESKENIHSQTMGNSGSSEDLLGPVLNFFHSMKTLRVTEAEYGLLTATALLCSDRASLHVASCVEKMQELILDLLSRVCGAQAGAARGGPQRFGSLLGRLTELRTLRHNYFLLTRQQPGP; from the exons ATGTCTCTTCTGTCCGTCTCGTCGCTGGAGGTCATGTTTCTCCTCTCGGCTCAGCAGTTCTCCACTCACCCAACAAGCCCGAGTCCag CCCTGCAGGTTTTCAATCCATCAACACACAACTGTCTGAGAAATGTAGAATCAAAGGAAAACATCCACAGTCAAACGATGGGAAATTCAg GAAGTAGTGAGGATCTCTTAGGGCCGGTGCTCAACTTCTTCCACAGCATGAAGACGCTGCGGGTGACAGAGGCCGAGTACGGCCTGCTCACCGCCACAGCTCTCCTCTGCTCAG ACCGAGCGTCCCTACACGTTGCCAGCTGTGTTGAGAAAATGCAGGAGCTGATCCTGGACCTGCTGTCCCGAGTGTGTGGGGCCCAGGCTGGAGCTGCACGAGGGGGACCACAGCGGTTTGGTTCCCTGCTGGGAAGACTGACGGAGCTCCGGACCCTGCGTCATAATTACTTCCTCCTGACAAGACAGCAGCCTGGACCTTGA